The following are from one region of the Desulfovibrio sp. Huiquan2017 genome:
- a CDS encoding YMGG-like glycine zipper-containing protein, whose translation MKNAILKTAASLMLLLTPLAGCQTTQAQSAAGIGTLAGATLGALTFKNKISGAAIGAGAGLLVGYIVGNEMEKADQAQLASTLESTPSGYTDRWVNPDTRTHYEAIPEPPRQYRDGRVERDVTIKTHMADGSSQTVYAKAYRQPDGSWQLVQ comes from the coding sequence ATGAAAAACGCCATATTGAAGACCGCCGCGTCATTGATGCTGCTGCTGACCCCGCTGGCGGGCTGCCAGACCACCCAGGCGCAAAGCGCCGCCGGAATCGGCACCCTGGCAGGCGCCACCCTCGGGGCCCTGACCTTCAAAAATAAGATTTCGGGCGCGGCCATCGGCGCTGGCGCGGGCCTACTCGTCGGCTACATCGTGGGCAACGAGATGGAAAAGGCCGACCAGGCGCAACTGGCCTCCACGCTGGAGTCCACCCCCTCGGGCTACACCGACAGATGGGTCAACCCCGACACCCGCACCCACTACGAGGCCATCCCCGAGCCGCCCCGGCAATACCGCGACGGCCGCGTGGAGCGCGACGTGACCATCAAGACCCACATGGCCGACGGCTCCTCGCAAACCGTCTACGCCAAGGCCTACCGCCAGCCCGACGGCTCCTGGCAACTCGTCCAGTAG
- a CDS encoding MauE/DoxX family redox-associated membrane protein — MKSLLASKAFYTLIRVTLGLLFVYAGTLKLMNPEGFAVTINIYGLVTWKMAGFLSYAIPVVEILSGLGLVLDVRGALAMVVAQLLGFMVVLLYALYLGLDADCGCFGTPKNTDNAPSGPLPAFFRDAVMLAGCLLLYAQRRAACFRPRALGRLFGTSERR; from the coding sequence ATGAAATCGCTGCTCGCCTCCAAAGCGTTCTACACCTTGATCCGAGTGACCCTCGGCCTGCTCTTCGTCTACGCCGGTACCCTCAAGCTCATGAACCCCGAAGGGTTCGCCGTGACCATTAACATATACGGTTTGGTCACTTGGAAAATGGCGGGCTTTCTGTCCTACGCCATCCCCGTGGTGGAGATCCTGTCCGGTCTGGGGCTCGTCCTCGACGTGCGCGGGGCCCTGGCGATGGTTGTGGCACAGTTGTTGGGGTTCATGGTCGTCCTGCTGTATGCCCTTTATCTCGGCCTTGATGCGGACTGCGGCTGTTTCGGCACTCCCAAGAACACGGACAATGCTCCTTCCGGCCCGCTTCCGGCCTTTTTCCGCGACGCCGTCATGCTCGCCGGTTGCCTCCTGCTCTACGCTCAGCGCCGTGCCGCCTGTTTCCGTCCCCGGGCCTTGGGCCGGTTGTTCGGCACAAGCGAACGCCGCTAG
- a CDS encoding MerR family transcriptional regulator: protein MTGKKVLSVADIARELDLPESTVHYWKNRFAQHLPSVGRGRQKRFKPEAVEIFSTISRLLKEGHTARDVMDQLSQDYPLQADSVPAATSGTAPVQAAGSMDQVMGMAAAIGLEIARSVGEGIRSVLDAENTTSPDVADIRTGLEETALRISAAIQETETLKAENQELKEKLAVMEAEMIRLRKDRREMEKYLLDKIKSVST, encoded by the coding sequence ATGACCGGCAAGAAAGTGTTGTCCGTGGCCGATATCGCCCGCGAGCTCGACCTGCCCGAATCCACGGTGCATTACTGGAAGAACCGCTTCGCTCAGCATCTGCCGAGTGTGGGGCGCGGTCGCCAGAAGCGCTTCAAGCCCGAAGCGGTGGAGATCTTTTCGACCATTTCCCGGCTGCTCAAGGAAGGACACACGGCCCGCGACGTCATGGACCAACTGTCCCAGGACTACCCATTGCAGGCGGATTCCGTGCCCGCCGCCACGAGCGGGACCGCGCCGGTCCAGGCCGCCGGGTCCATGGATCAGGTCATGGGCATGGCCGCGGCCATCGGGCTGGAGATCGCCCGGTCCGTGGGCGAGGGCATCCGCTCGGTGCTCGACGCCGAAAACACGACATCGCCCGACGTGGCCGACATCCGCACCGGGCTGGAGGAGACGGCCCTGCGCATCTCCGCCGCCATACAGGAGACCGAAACGCTCAAGGCCGAGAACCAGGAGCTCAAGGAAAAACTCGCGGTCATGGAGGCGGAAATGATCCGTTTGCGCAAAGATCGGCGTGAAATGGAAAAGTACCTGCTTGACAAGATCAAATCCGTATCTACTTAG
- the htpG gene encoding molecular chaperone HtpG translates to MGKKTTHKFKAEVSQLLDILVHSLYTNKEIFLRELISNASDALEKARFKSQAEGAEDELAPEIRITCDADAKTLTVTDTGIGMTRDELMSNIGTIAHSGTAELAKLAEEGKESLDSLIGRFGVGFYSVYMVSDKVEVTTRSMAEGAKALTWTSDGRTDYKLQELDEDRPHGTEIKVHLKDDEASQFTNTAHIKQVVKKHSNFINFPIFVGDERVNTIQALWREPKFQIKPEQYAEFYKFLTFDPDDPFETLHTSVDAPVQFNALMFIPKRGDDPFGLGRENRGLDLYVRRVLIEKQNKDLLPEYLGFIKGVVDTEDLPLNISRETLQDNLLMRKISSTLVKQVLDHLAKMTKDDADRYAEFWRAHGELFKAGYMDFLNKDKFAGLVRFNSSALDDDTGLTSLADYISRAKEDQKEIYYAYGPSRQALGLSPHLEVFRRKHLEVLYLFEPIDEFVMDALREYEGYALVSAEHADMDKLDKFEDVEKAERPEALSDEQKTELDHLLKRIKDVLGDAVTEVKASTRLSESPVCLANPDGNVTSSMDKIMRVMSKDTSIPKKVLEINPDHPLIRNMLTILEKDENDPFIEQAARQLYESALLLEGYLTDPHALVGRVQDLLTKSSGWYVAAEK, encoded by the coding sequence ATGGGCAAGAAAACCACCCACAAATTCAAGGCTGAAGTCAGCCAACTCCTCGATATCCTGGTGCACTCGTTGTACACCAACAAGGAAATCTTTCTCCGCGAGCTGATCTCCAACGCATCCGACGCACTGGAGAAGGCCCGCTTCAAGAGCCAGGCCGAGGGCGCCGAAGATGAACTGGCCCCGGAGATCCGCATCACCTGCGACGCGGACGCCAAGACCCTGACCGTGACCGACACCGGCATCGGCATGACCCGCGACGAGCTCATGAGCAACATCGGCACCATCGCCCACTCGGGCACGGCCGAATTGGCCAAGCTGGCCGAAGAAGGCAAGGAATCACTGGATTCGCTCATCGGCCGGTTCGGCGTGGGCTTCTATTCCGTATACATGGTTTCCGACAAGGTCGAGGTGACCACCCGGTCCATGGCCGAGGGGGCCAAGGCCCTTACCTGGACCTCGGACGGCCGCACCGACTACAAGTTGCAGGAACTGGACGAGGACCGCCCGCACGGCACCGAGATCAAGGTTCACCTGAAGGACGACGAGGCCTCCCAGTTCACCAACACGGCGCACATCAAGCAGGTGGTCAAGAAGCACTCCAACTTCATCAACTTCCCCATCTTCGTGGGCGACGAGCGGGTCAACACCATCCAGGCCCTGTGGCGTGAGCCCAAATTCCAGATCAAACCCGAGCAGTACGCCGAATTCTACAAATTCCTGACCTTCGACCCGGACGACCCCTTCGAGACCCTGCACACCTCGGTGGACGCGCCCGTGCAGTTCAACGCGCTGATGTTCATTCCGAAGCGCGGCGACGACCCGTTCGGCCTGGGCCGCGAGAACCGGGGACTGGACCTGTACGTGCGCCGGGTGCTCATTGAAAAACAGAACAAGGATCTGCTCCCTGAGTATCTGGGCTTCATCAAGGGCGTGGTGGACACCGAGGACCTGCCCCTGAACATTTCGCGCGAGACGTTGCAGGACAACCTGCTCATGCGCAAGATCAGCTCCACCCTGGTCAAGCAGGTGCTCGACCACCTGGCCAAGATGACCAAGGACGACGCCGACCGCTACGCCGAGTTCTGGCGCGCCCACGGCGAGCTGTTCAAGGCGGGCTACATGGACTTCCTGAACAAGGACAAGTTCGCCGGGCTGGTGCGTTTCAATTCCTCGGCCCTGGACGACGACACGGGGCTGACCTCGCTGGCCGACTACATATCCCGGGCCAAGGAAGACCAGAAGGAAATCTACTACGCCTACGGCCCGAGCCGCCAGGCGCTCGGCCTCTCTCCGCATCTGGAGGTCTTCCGGCGCAAGCACCTGGAGGTTCTGTATCTCTTCGAGCCCATCGACGAGTTCGTCATGGATGCCCTGCGCGAATATGAGGGCTATGCCCTGGTCTCGGCCGAGCACGCGGACATGGACAAGCTCGACAAGTTCGAAGACGTGGAAAAGGCCGAACGGCCCGAGGCCCTGTCCGACGAGCAGAAGACCGAGCTGGACCACCTGCTCAAGCGCATCAAGGACGTCCTCGGCGACGCCGTGACCGAGGTCAAGGCGTCCACCCGACTGTCCGAGTCTCCGGTCTGCCTGGCCAACCCGGACGGCAACGTGACCTCGTCCATGGACAAGATCATGCGCGTCATGAGCAAGGACACCTCCATCCCCAAGAAGGTCCTGGAGATCAACCCGGACCATCCGCTCATCCGCAACATGCTGACCATCCTGGAAAAGGACGAGAACGATCCATTCATCGAACAGGCCGCCCGGCAACTCTATGAATCGGCTCTGCTGCTGGAAGGCTACCTGACCGACCCCCACGCCCTGGTGGGCCGGGTTCAGGACCTGCTGACCAAATCGAGCGGCTGGTACGTGGCCGCCGAGAAGTAA
- the dgt gene encoding dGTP triphosphohydrolase produces MGSAPRMDWNKLLDVTRPTPDKPGRDVRSPFQRDIDRITFSDAFRRLARKTQVHPLNENDHIHSRLTHSLEVASVGKSLGMHVGRFLQENGELPMATPPDAIGEIVQAACMAHDIGNPPFGHSGEAAIKNWFQSHPEAIQSLAVECRTDFTRFDGNAMAIRILLSTGFYQDGFNPTNAVIGAALKYPWPSSFDTGKDKFSFFQTEARLVHAVAKKLGLIDLGDRFARHPLAFLAEAADDICYRTIDMEDATELGIVPEDFMLKKFAPALEWAPRKADYKRYARLHYRQRNSIIRTKLIGLATEEIIDLFTVNHEAIMTGALDPTASLMEFSRNGICRIIHSAYKELSNDLFYSRRKAILEIGAGNAISVLLDQIMAEAPRICTGEESTHKEKIVRLLGADNMDRIVKGADCHYKVAIAVLDYISGMTDHYATDLCRKFLGLGY; encoded by the coding sequence ATGGGCTCCGCACCCCGCATGGATTGGAACAAATTGCTCGACGTCACGCGTCCGACTCCCGACAAGCCCGGCAGGGATGTCCGCAGCCCGTTCCAGAGAGATATCGACCGGATCACCTTCAGCGACGCCTTCCGCAGGCTGGCCCGCAAGACCCAGGTCCATCCGCTCAATGAAAACGACCACATCCATTCGAGGCTGACCCACAGCCTGGAGGTGGCCTCCGTCGGCAAGAGCCTGGGGATGCACGTCGGCAGGTTCTTGCAGGAAAACGGCGAATTGCCCATGGCCACGCCGCCCGACGCGATCGGGGAAATCGTCCAGGCGGCCTGCATGGCCCACGACATCGGCAACCCGCCCTTCGGACACAGCGGGGAAGCCGCCATCAAGAACTGGTTCCAGAGCCACCCCGAAGCCATCCAGTCGCTGGCGGTCGAGTGCCGCACGGACTTCACCCGATTCGACGGCAACGCCATGGCCATCCGCATCCTGCTCAGCACGGGCTTCTACCAGGACGGTTTCAACCCCACCAACGCGGTCATCGGGGCCGCGCTCAAGTATCCCTGGCCCTCCTCCTTCGATACGGGCAAGGACAAGTTCAGTTTTTTCCAGACAGAGGCCCGGCTCGTTCACGCTGTTGCGAAGAAGCTCGGCCTGATCGACCTGGGGGACCGTTTCGCCCGCCATCCCCTCGCGTTCCTGGCCGAGGCCGCGGACGACATCTGCTACCGGACCATCGACATGGAGGATGCCACCGAACTGGGCATCGTGCCGGAAGATTTCATGCTGAAGAAGTTTGCTCCCGCCCTGGAATGGGCTCCCCGCAAGGCCGACTATAAAAGATATGCCCGCCTGCACTACCGGCAGCGCAACAGCATCATCCGGACCAAGCTCATCGGCCTGGCCACTGAAGAAATCATCGACCTGTTCACCGTCAACCACGAGGCCATCATGACGGGGGCGCTGGATCCGACGGCGAGCCTGATGGAATTTTCCCGGAACGGCATCTGCCGTATCATCCATTCCGCCTACAAGGAACTTTCCAACGACCTGTTCTATTCCAGGCGCAAGGCGATTCTGGAGATCGGGGCGGGCAACGCCATTAGCGTGCTGCTGGATCAGATCATGGCGGAGGCCCCGCGCATCTGCACCGGGGAGGAATCCACCCACAAGGAAAAGATCGTCCGCCTGCTCGGAGCCGACAATATGGACCGGATCGTCAAAGGCGCCGACTGCCACTACAAGGTGGCCATAGCCGTTCTGGACTACATCTCCGGCATGACCGACCACTATGCGACCGATCTGTGCCGCAAGTTCCTGGGGTTGGGATACTGA
- a CDS encoding flagellar biosynthesis anti-sigma factor FlgM encodes MKVYEDCRRSSAAHMETERVFDGFDDVDTGRHRDTAEERADKIARLKEAVNSGRYEPDVMDIAQLLTSAMDPTL; translated from the coding sequence ATGAAGGTTTACGAAGACTGCCGCAGATCCTCTGCGGCCCACATGGAAACCGAGCGCGTGTTCGACGGCTTTGACGACGTTGACACCGGCCGCCATCGGGACACCGCCGAGGAGCGGGCGGACAAGATCGCCCGGCTCAAGGAGGCCGTGAACTCCGGACGGTACGAGCCCGACGTCATGGACATCGCCCAGTTGCTGACTTCGGCCATGGACCCGACGCTCTGA
- a CDS encoding PhoH family protein yields MAQKHFVLDTNVLIENPKCIIALRNGVENQIYIPYTVLDELDGLKKDPRIGHIVSQAVRAILEDDAVNIFPPDFAMTLTDTLMDDRILKEILHVGPEEATLITNDRILQIKAKCYGIPSEEYRDSDPFRSESQRYTGFVEDGEEPVRNSFHWENGTPIFHGPDGPKEIGYTHEIWGVRPRSVYQNLALELMLCEGIDLVSIQSEAGYGKTFLSLAAALYLMLERKDNPYRKIYLVKPVVEIGAKMGYLPGDIEEKMLPYIKYIQDLLIKLHDIRPCNRIWLDPQSDSFKFNPKKFEVQPVAFLRGMNIENAVVIVDEMQNLSRGETRALLTRMGEGVKCICLGDTRQVDNPYLNESNNGLNWTVRKLKGYKNYAHMVLKGDRSRGPITDIVLKSKL; encoded by the coding sequence ATGGCCCAAAAGCATTTCGTCCTCGACACCAACGTCCTCATTGAAAATCCCAAATGCATCATCGCCCTGCGCAACGGGGTGGAAAACCAGATATACATCCCCTACACCGTCCTTGATGAACTGGACGGCCTGAAAAAAGACCCGCGTATCGGTCACATCGTCTCCCAGGCGGTGCGGGCCATCCTCGAAGACGACGCCGTCAACATCTTCCCCCCGGACTTCGCCATGACCCTGACGGACACGCTCATGGACGACAGGATTCTCAAGGAAATCCTGCATGTGGGACCGGAAGAGGCGACGCTGATCACCAATGACCGCATTCTCCAGATCAAGGCCAAGTGCTACGGCATTCCCAGCGAGGAATACCGCGATTCCGACCCGTTTCGGTCCGAGTCCCAGCGCTACACCGGATTCGTGGAAGACGGCGAGGAGCCGGTACGCAACAGTTTCCACTGGGAAAACGGCACACCCATCTTCCATGGACCGGACGGGCCCAAGGAGATCGGCTACACCCATGAAATATGGGGGGTGCGGCCACGCAGCGTGTACCAGAACCTGGCCCTCGAACTAATGTTGTGCGAGGGCATCGACCTGGTCTCCATCCAATCCGAGGCGGGCTACGGCAAGACCTTCCTCTCCCTGGCCGCCGCGCTGTACCTGATGCTGGAGCGCAAGGACAACCCCTACCGCAAGATCTACCTGGTCAAGCCGGTGGTGGAGATCGGAGCCAAGATGGGCTACCTGCCCGGCGACATCGAGGAGAAGATGCTGCCGTACATCAAGTACATCCAGGACCTGCTCATCAAGCTGCACGACATCCGGCCCTGCAATCGCATCTGGCTCGACCCGCAGAGCGATTCGTTCAAGTTCAACCCCAAGAAGTTCGAGGTCCAGCCCGTGGCCTTCCTGCGCGGCATGAACATCGAGAACGCGGTGGTCATCGTGGACGAGATGCAGAACTTGTCGCGCGGCGAGACCCGCGCCCTGCTGACCCGCATGGGCGAAGGGGTCAAATGTATCTGCCTGGGAGACACCCGGCAGGTGGACAATCCGTACCTCAACGAGTCCAACAACGGCCTGAACTGGACAGTCCGCAAGCTCAAGGGGTACAAGAACTATGCGCACATGGTCCTCAAGGGCGACCGCTCGCGCGGCCCCATCACGGACATCGTGCTGAAATCGAAACTGTAA
- a CDS encoding lytic transglycosylase domain-containing protein yields the protein MEMLAPMRAAAFPSLESAIRIKGPLYFCGEFVPLHLPEVRERLEKELLLMLWDRAQVILWLKRTGRYFPHIETVFRGAGMPDDLKYVAVIESALRPKAGSGRGARGIWQFIASTAGNYELTVDRFIDERRNFYFATRAAASYLRDLHDQFSSWTLACAAYNMGEQGLEKRIKMQEVQDYYHLHLPEETQRYVLRAIAAKLILTDPARYGFDMHPGDYYKPRRFDRVKLRAKYPTPLTLVAKAAGTYYKDIRDLNPQILSEVIPPGQHVLFLPEGAAGEFAERYHPLMAKYRETLKPETYVVKRGDSLTEIARSHDMTLYRLCKLNKLSTRATIHPGQELLVQ from the coding sequence ATGGAGATGCTCGCCCCCATGCGGGCCGCCGCCTTCCCGTCGCTGGAATCGGCCATCCGCATCAAGGGGCCGCTGTATTTTTGCGGCGAATTCGTGCCCCTGCACCTGCCCGAGGTGCGTGAGCGGCTGGAAAAGGAACTCCTGCTCATGCTCTGGGACCGCGCCCAGGTCATCCTCTGGCTCAAGCGCACGGGCCGCTATTTCCCGCATATCGAAACCGTGTTTCGGGGCGCGGGCATGCCCGACGACCTCAAGTACGTCGCGGTCATCGAATCCGCGCTCAGACCCAAGGCGGGATCCGGCCGGGGGGCACGCGGCATCTGGCAGTTCATCGCTTCCACGGCGGGCAACTACGAGCTGACCGTGGACCGCTTCATCGACGAACGGCGCAACTTCTACTTCGCCACCCGGGCGGCCGCGTCCTACCTCAGGGACCTGCACGACCAGTTTAGTTCATGGACCCTGGCCTGCGCGGCCTACAACATGGGCGAGCAGGGGCTGGAAAAACGGATCAAAATGCAGGAGGTCCAGGACTATTACCACCTGCATCTGCCCGAGGAGACCCAGCGCTACGTGCTCCGGGCCATCGCGGCCAAGCTCATACTGACCGACCCGGCGCGCTACGGCTTCGACATGCATCCCGGGGACTACTACAAACCGCGCCGGTTCGACCGGGTCAAGCTGCGGGCCAAATACCCCACTCCGCTGACCCTGGTGGCCAAGGCGGCGGGCACCTACTACAAGGACATCCGGGACCTCAACCCCCAGATCTTGAGCGAAGTCATCCCGCCCGGCCAGCACGTCCTGTTCCTGCCCGAAGGCGCGGCCGGGGAGTTCGCCGAACGCTACCACCCGCTCATGGCCAAATACCGCGAGACCCTCAAGCCCGAGACCTACGTGGTCAAGCGGGGGGATTCCCTGACGGAAATCGCCAGGAGCCACGACATGACCCTATACCGCCTCTGCAAGCTGAACAAGTTGAGCACCCGGGCGACGATCCATCCGGGCCAGGAACTGCTGGTCCAGTAG
- a CDS encoding carbohydrate kinase has product MQPILAVGLGEILWDVLPQTRLMGGAPANFAYHVNVLGGVGVPVSRVGDDNLGREVLSLLVCLGLNIDAVTLDPDHPTGTVDVRVDEHGVAAYVFPDDVAWDFLTLDDASLTLASNADAVCFGTLAQRAGISRHAVHRFLAEATKALKVFDINLRQDFYSPELIAESLDAADILKINDMELGVMTRLFDLPRGERPALRALMERHGLDLAVLTRGAEGSLLLSPDAVSDLPGNPVEVADTIGAGDAFTAALVLGCLKGWPLDQINRYAARVAEYVCGQSGGMPEMPRELVIG; this is encoded by the coding sequence ATGCAGCCGATACTTGCCGTGGGGTTGGGGGAGATTCTTTGGGACGTTTTGCCGCAAACCCGCCTGATGGGCGGAGCGCCCGCCAATTTCGCCTATCACGTCAACGTGTTGGGCGGGGTCGGAGTGCCCGTGTCCCGGGTCGGCGATGACAACCTGGGCCGCGAAGTCCTGTCCCTGCTCGTCTGTCTGGGCCTGAATATCGACGCCGTGACCTTGGACCCGGACCATCCCACGGGCACGGTGGACGTCCGCGTGGATGAACACGGCGTGGCCGCCTACGTCTTCCCGGACGATGTGGCCTGGGATTTCCTGACCCTGGATGACGCGTCCCTGACCCTGGCCTCCAACGCGGACGCCGTCTGTTTCGGCACCCTGGCCCAGCGCGCCGGGATCTCTCGGCATGCCGTCCACCGCTTCCTGGCCGAGGCGACCAAGGCACTCAAGGTCTTCGACATCAACCTGCGTCAGGATTTCTATTCCCCCGAACTCATCGCCGAGTCCCTGGACGCGGCGGACATACTCAAGATCAACGACATGGAACTGGGCGTCATGACCCGGCTGTTCGATCTCCCCCGGGGTGAACGGCCCGCCCTGCGCGCACTCATGGAGCGGCACGGGCTCGACCTCGCGGTCCTTACTCGGGGGGCCGAAGGGAGCCTGCTGCTGTCGCCCGACGCGGTCTCGGACCTGCCCGGCAATCCCGTGGAGGTGGCCGATACCATCGGGGCGGGAGATGCGTTCACCGCCGCCCTGGTCCTCGGTTGTCTCAAGGGGTGGCCGCTGGACCAGATCAACCGGTACGCCGCCCGGGTGGCGGAGTACGTGTGCGGCCAGTCCGGTGGCATGCCCGAGATGCCCCGCGAATTGGTCATCGGATAG
- a CDS encoding tetratricopeptide repeat protein translates to MTDIDDARDAQTILELIREVEREAPGGAEALYMAAMLAESPLPYDFALSVDGTPHNPALVNPAAAFFAATAIMDPLVNRGLVDADADRQVFALPADVRDALRASLDRDLAAEWAGRAIYALNLILPDADPGNWALTEWLLPHVLACRGLAADLDVRTAAANRVLHQTGFSLYFRQRHREASELLEAAMAVDVAVKGDRHPDIAADLEGLAMVYWAGRDLARAEATFRACLDLQHEIFTENNPATAPVLNGLGMVRQARGDLAGAEAALNECLSVLRAADEDRSPAAASCLHNLALLMDALDRPEDGLRNVLASLELTTALYGEHHPETASAHNLAGLLFERLGKAPEAEAHFRKSLSIRERAYGEDHPETGQALCNLALFLDGRGRAGEALDCFERGFAAYEASLGPDHPQAEEALDNLIAFLERTASSDSPLRGRAVERLKRIVEKAG, encoded by the coding sequence GTGACGGACATAGACGACGCCCGCGACGCACAGACCATCCTGGAACTGATCCGAGAGGTGGAGCGGGAGGCCCCCGGCGGAGCCGAGGCCCTGTACATGGCCGCCATGCTGGCCGAGTCCCCCCTGCCCTACGATTTCGCGTTGTCCGTGGACGGCACCCCGCACAATCCGGCCCTGGTCAACCCGGCCGCCGCGTTCTTCGCGGCCACGGCCATTATGGACCCGCTGGTCAACCGGGGGTTGGTGGACGCGGACGCGGACCGGCAGGTCTTCGCCCTGCCCGCCGATGTGCGCGACGCCCTGCGCGCTTCCCTGGACCGCGACCTGGCCGCCGAATGGGCCGGACGGGCCATCTACGCCCTGAACCTTATCCTGCCCGATGCGGACCCGGGAAACTGGGCCCTGACCGAATGGCTCCTTCCCCATGTCCTGGCCTGCCGCGGCCTGGCCGCCGACCTCGACGTGCGCACCGCCGCCGCGAACCGGGTCCTGCACCAGACTGGCTTTTCTCTCTATTTCCGGCAGCGCCATCGGGAAGCCTCGGAGCTTCTGGAAGCGGCCATGGCCGTGGACGTGGCCGTCAAGGGCGACCGGCACCCGGACATTGCCGCCGATCTTGAAGGACTGGCCATGGTCTATTGGGCCGGGCGGGATCTCGCCCGGGCCGAGGCGACCTTCCGGGCCTGCCTGGATTTGCAACACGAGATTTTTACCGAAAACAACCCGGCCACGGCTCCGGTCCTGAACGGACTGGGCATGGTCCGGCAGGCGCGCGGCGACCTGGCCGGGGCCGAGGCCGCCCTGAACGAGTGCCTGTCCGTGCTCCGCGCGGCCGACGAGGATCGCAGCCCGGCTGCCGCCTCCTGCCTGCATAATCTGGCCTTGCTCATGGATGCCTTGGACCGTCCCGAGGACGGTCTGCGCAACGTCCTGGCGAGCCTGGAGCTGACCACCGCCCTGTACGGCGAGCATCACCCGGAGACCGCTTCGGCCCACAATCTGGCCGGGCTGCTTTTCGAGCGGCTGGGCAAGGCCCCCGAGGCCGAGGCTCATTTCCGCAAAAGCCTGTCCATCCGGGAGCGCGCCTATGGCGAGGACCACCCCGAGACCGGCCAGGCGCTGTGCAACCTGGCTCTGTTCCTGGACGGCCGGGGACGGGCCGGGGAGGCCCTGGACTGTTTCGAGCGCGGATTCGCGGCCTATGAAGCCTCCCTTGGTCCGGACCATCCGCAGGCGGAGGAAGCCCTGGACAATCTCATCGCCTTTCTGGAACGGACCGCGTCCTCGGATTCGCCCTTGCGCGGGCGGGCCGTGGAGCGCCTCAAACGCATCGTGGAAAAAGCGGGGTAG